The following proteins are encoded in a genomic region of Flexivirga oryzae:
- a CDS encoding TetR family transcriptional regulator, with protein MTQPLRNTDNSAADDDMHEGRRHDLAVAALHTWSEHGYSQVSVRNVAKRTRFSHGMVHYYFHSKDALVAECVRLITDAHIFAADGADAATVTDYSRTLADALSGSFRLNRRLHRIRYDLRNQSQFEPSLRDYAAEVEDDREKWQQEVQGRYESLGWRFDPPFELLAEQVDALIERAVRDELLGADLEGTAEHLRHDLLQVLPKVH; from the coding sequence GTGACACAACCACTGCGCAACACCGACAACAGTGCTGCCGACGACGACATGCACGAAGGTCGCCGGCATGATCTGGCTGTTGCTGCTCTGCACACGTGGAGCGAGCACGGCTACTCGCAGGTATCGGTTCGCAACGTCGCGAAGCGAACCCGCTTCTCGCACGGGATGGTGCACTACTACTTCCACAGCAAGGACGCGTTGGTCGCGGAGTGTGTGCGGCTGATCACCGACGCGCACATCTTCGCCGCGGACGGTGCCGACGCCGCCACTGTCACGGACTATTCGCGGACGCTGGCCGATGCGCTGAGCGGGAGCTTCCGGCTCAACCGCCGGCTGCACCGGATCCGCTACGACCTGCGCAACCAGAGCCAGTTCGAGCCGAGCCTGCGCGACTACGCAGCGGAGGTCGAGGACGACCGGGAGAAGTGGCAGCAGGAGGTGCAGGGCCGCTACGAGTCACTGGGCTGGCGCTTCGACCCGCCGTTCGAGCTGCTCGCCGAGCAGGTCGACGCGCTGATCGAGCGCGCGGTCCGCGACGAGCTGCTCGGTGCCGACCTGGAGGGCACCGCCGAGCACCTTCGGCACGACCTGCTCCAGGTCCTGCCCAAGGTGCACTGA
- a CDS encoding NAD(P)/FAD-dependent oxidoreductase, producing MAELDGKNYDYVIVGGGVAAAAAVGGIRELDETGSILVLGAEPDGPVYRPDLSKKLWLDKDASLDKAWLLDGQQVDLETSTPATAIDPDAHTVQVEGGATVSYGKLLLATGSSPRRLDLPDSDRIVYYRTAEDYRRLRELTGEDTPVTTIGGGYIGAEVTSVLTQNGVKVTMIFDETLVQQRLFPTSIAELITKDFTDRGVRLLTDETVSGGELADDRVGIRVGDGSLIEAGAVVVGVGVAPNVGLAEAVGITTDNGIVVDDRLLTSAPDVYAAGDVARYDDALLGRRRVEHVDNAEAMGKKAGRNMAGADEAYDYTPIVWSDLFDNGYEAVGDLDARLDTVEAWNDDHTAAVVYYLDGDTVRGVLLWNTWDSTGKARDVIAQSRDGKIGRDQLVGTIPPG from the coding sequence ATGGCAGAGCTGGACGGCAAGAACTACGACTACGTGATCGTCGGAGGCGGGGTGGCGGCGGCCGCCGCGGTCGGCGGGATCCGCGAGCTGGACGAGACGGGTTCGATCCTCGTCCTCGGCGCCGAACCGGACGGCCCGGTCTATCGGCCGGACCTGTCCAAGAAGCTCTGGCTGGACAAGGACGCCAGCCTCGACAAGGCCTGGCTGCTCGACGGCCAGCAGGTCGACCTGGAGACGAGCACGCCGGCGACGGCGATCGACCCCGACGCGCACACCGTGCAGGTGGAGGGTGGCGCGACCGTGAGCTACGGCAAGCTGTTGCTCGCCACCGGTTCGAGCCCGCGCCGGCTCGACCTGCCCGACTCCGACCGGATCGTCTACTACCGCACCGCCGAGGACTATCGACGGCTGCGTGAGCTCACCGGCGAGGACACGCCGGTGACGACGATCGGCGGCGGCTACATCGGTGCCGAGGTCACCTCCGTGCTCACCCAGAACGGCGTGAAGGTCACCATGATCTTCGACGAGACCCTGGTCCAGCAGCGCCTCTTCCCGACGTCGATCGCGGAGCTGATCACCAAGGACTTCACCGACCGGGGCGTGCGACTGCTCACCGATGAGACGGTGTCCGGCGGGGAACTCGCCGACGACCGGGTCGGCATCCGGGTCGGCGACGGTTCGCTCATCGAGGCCGGTGCGGTCGTTGTCGGCGTCGGGGTCGCGCCCAACGTCGGGCTGGCCGAGGCCGTCGGCATCACCACCGACAACGGGATCGTCGTCGACGACAGGCTGCTCACGTCCGCCCCGGACGTGTATGCCGCAGGCGACGTCGCGCGCTACGACGATGCCCTGTTGGGACGGCGTCGCGTCGAGCACGTCGACAACGCCGAGGCGATGGGCAAGAAGGCCGGCCGCAACATGGCCGGCGCCGACGAGGCCTACGACTACACACCGATCGTCTGGTCCGACCTGTTCGACAACGGCTACGAGGCGGTCGGCGACCTGGACGCACGGCTGGACACCGTCGAGGCCTGGAACGACGACCACACCGCAGCGGTCGTCTACTACCTGGACGGCGACACGGTCCGCGGCGTGCTGCTCTGGAACACCTGGGACTCCACCGGCAAGGCGCGTGACGTCATCGCGCAGTCACGGGACGGCAAGATCGGTCGCGACCAGCTGGTCGGCACCATCCCGCCCGGGTAA
- a CDS encoding zinc-dependent alcohol dehydrogenase family protein, which yields MRALLLDQIAGPLQVREVPPPEAPEGGVVVQVRATGLCRSDWHAWAGHDDIALPHVPGHELAGVVSAVGDGVERWQVGDRVTVPFVEGCGRCVWCKSGNAQVCPDQEQPGFTHWGSFAEYVALHAADTNLVAIPDAVSFEAAAGLGCRFATAYRALVGRARLQPGEWVTVVGAGGVGLSAVMIAKSLGAQVIAVDRHEGALAKAGQLGADRLMLSEDGCDIPAWVHGLTGGAHVAVDAVGTEQTCADAIHSLRRRGRHAQVGLLPPVAGHPRVPMDRVIAWELDVFGSHGMAAADYPGMLELIASGALTPQALIERVVGLDEAAQLLPAMDRATPAGITIIDPTLTSVS from the coding sequence GAGGGCGGCGTCGTGGTGCAGGTGCGTGCGACCGGCCTGTGCCGCAGCGACTGGCATGCCTGGGCCGGGCACGACGACATCGCCCTGCCGCACGTGCCCGGCCACGAGCTCGCCGGTGTGGTGTCGGCGGTCGGCGACGGCGTCGAGCGGTGGCAGGTGGGCGACCGGGTCACCGTGCCGTTCGTCGAGGGCTGTGGCCGCTGCGTGTGGTGTAAGTCGGGCAATGCCCAGGTCTGCCCCGACCAGGAACAACCCGGCTTCACGCACTGGGGCTCGTTCGCGGAGTATGTCGCCCTGCACGCTGCCGACACCAACCTCGTCGCGATCCCGGACGCGGTCTCGTTCGAGGCTGCCGCCGGCCTCGGGTGCCGCTTCGCCACCGCCTACCGCGCCCTCGTGGGACGAGCCCGACTGCAACCCGGCGAATGGGTCACCGTCGTCGGCGCCGGTGGTGTCGGCCTGTCCGCTGTGATGATCGCCAAATCCCTTGGCGCTCAGGTGATTGCGGTCGACCGGCACGAGGGGGCGTTGGCCAAGGCAGGTCAGCTCGGCGCGGACCGCCTGATGCTGTCGGAGGACGGTTGCGACATACCGGCCTGGGTCCACGGCCTCACCGGCGGCGCGCACGTGGCGGTGGACGCGGTCGGCACCGAGCAGACCTGCGCCGACGCGATCCACAGCCTGCGACGGCGTGGCCGGCACGCACAGGTGGGTCTACTGCCACCGGTCGCCGGGCACCCACGGGTGCCGATGGATCGCGTGATCGCCTGGGAGCTGGACGTGTTCGGCAGCCACGGCATGGCGGCCGCCGACTATCCGGGGATGCTCGAACTCATCGCATCCGGCGCGCTCACCCCGCAGGCCCTGATCGAGCGGGTCGTCGGCCTGGACGAGGCCGCGCAACTGCTGCCCGCGATGGACCGCGCCACCCCGGCCGGCATCACGATCATCGATCCGACCCTCACCTCGGTCTCGTAG